Below is a genomic region from Trichoderma asperellum chromosome 2, complete sequence.
ATGTCCTGCGGTGTTTCGCAGAATACGCAACACCCATCGGGGATTTGGTCCAGCCTTCAAGTCCGTCCGCTCGGCGCGGACTTTTCTGGGCAAAGCTGTGCTCGCCCTCAAGACTCGCAAAACGGGATAACCCTAGCTATTTCGTATAATTATACCtactcgcagcagcagcacagtaGAATCTGGGCACACGCTTAGCGTGCATGTACCAAGACGCACAAACGCCTTGGCCCGCCAGGATTCGATTCGATACGCCGTATTTCCATCCCACTGCGACTCCAGTGTAGTAATGACAGGATGCACACGGCCGTGGTTAGAATTTGCGTCTTCCCCTGGCATGTTGATGTTTGctctcctccctctcctctttggccttgccgctgccactACCGTTCCATTTCGTCATTATGCCCTCTTTCTGGGGCCCGTAGGGAATGAAGTCGTGGGCCTTAGCCGCAACTCTGTAATGGACCAAGGGAAAATGGCAAAGGCCGCGGCAAAAGGGCTGATGACAGTGTAGCATGTACCTTGGAACGAGCTTGCTATGCCATCATGCAACCCATTCCACGGCACCGAACTGAGGTAAGTAGGTAACTGGGGCGGTCCCGAATACATGGCTGTGCGCCCGGCCATGCGCGTGCCGGCTTGTATATGCACCAGGGCTCTACATACTCGCTGGGCGCTATCAGCTACCGCTGCCGCTACCGtcctgcgctgcgctgcgcaTTACTGGGACACTGGCGCTATTATCCACTCGCTGTAGCGCTCGCAACACTAGCACCCTTAGCGCTCAATCGGTGCCCTGTAAGCCCACGCCTTTTAGCAGCCCAGACGGTCAGCCCAGCGCGCTGGCCCGCTAGAACGAAGCGGGAACCACGATACTGCCCCTGTAGGCCTAGCCCCGGGCCGCTAGCCTCTGTCGCGTCCTCGGACATAATGCCGCTGCCGACCCAGTGCGCTACAGACACCCCCTCCCACCCCTGGACTCCATCTGGTGGCATCTCCCGTAACCGGAAATACATGGTGACTTCACGCCAAATCCCACAAGGAACCCAAAGACCACTGCAGAAGCACAGGCATTATTAAATACCACTGGGCCAGCTCTGTCAGCTCGCCTAGACATCTCTGACTCTACCTCTCTCTGCCTTGCACACAACCAACTATCTCGTCTGCTTGCCATTATTAAGCACGACATTGGGGATCTTGACAGCTTTTATATAGTCTTATCAGTCCCGTGCCTTGGCTTATAGAGATCCCttgacttcttctctcttccaaccTTTTGCCTCCTACCtacctattatattatatcaACATCTATCTACTTTAACATTGCTCTTGCTTCTTGCCTGTGCTTGTCTCTAAGGACTTTGGTTAAAAGACATTTGCATTGTGGGATATCTCCTTGTATCCTTCCTCTTTCCATCAGCATCGACAACTGCCAAGGAAGCAGTTCCTTGTGTATAATCTATATTGCACACTTGCAACTTCCAttgaaagaaacaaaacaaaacaaaacaacaacTTCCAAAATGGTAGCCCATAGTCTGCCTTCGCCTCCCGCGGAGGAAAAGCCCACCACATTATCCAGAAAGGGCACCGGTTCAAGTACAAAGTCTGTTAAGCCCGCCCACCGAACGTCAAAGCGTGCCGGCTCTGGCGCCGCTGCTGTGCACCACCACGAACAAGTCACACACTCTGGCATGGACGGAAGACATAAGCGTGTGTGGAAAGCCTGTGAGAGGTGTAgaatgaagaagacaaaggtaTGCAGTGTTTCATCTCATCGATGGGGTGGCTTCTCTTTACTGACTAGTTTCAGTGCGATGGTGAATTCCCGTGTAAGAGGTGTAAGGACGATGGCCTCGTTTGCACCGCCGGTGTCCGCAAGAAGATGGAGTACAAGCAGCTACCTCGAGGGTAAGTGGGAACcagatttatatatatactcttgtTGATCAATTCACTAACATAAAGACGTGAAACAGATACGCTGAAGTTCTCGAAAACACCCAATTCGCCCTCATTGCCACCGTCCACAAGCTGTATTCTATGCTTAGAAATAACCAGACCTGGGACCTTGGCGAGCCCGAGCTCAACGACCGTGGCCAGCCCGTGATCCACAACATTGCACAGAAGCTGGGATGCATCCGACCGAATAGCGACATCGATCTCCCCGTGCACTCAGTCTTCCCCGAAGACGAGGCCGGCATGGCTGAGCTGGCCCGGCAGCTGGAAGAGCAGCAACACCACGACTCCGAAGCCCAGCAGAAGGACACCAAGGAGACGGACTCGCCCATGTACAACCGCACCGACCGAGCCTCATCCTCAGAACTCGACCACTCCGACATCGAGCTCGACTACCGACGAGCAGCCTTTGGCAGCCACAACCCGATGACCATGTCTCCCCAGAGCTACGCCGGCAGCGCCGACTTCGAGTTCAGCCGCTCTGCACCCCCCGATCTCGACACCACTGCCCTGTTCGCCACTCAGTCACCGAGCCTCTCAACGTTCCCCGACTGGACGATCAAAGCCACCGTACCCCCTGAGATGACCATGCAGTACTTCCAGCAGACGGGCATGTTCCAAGGCATGAGCATGATGGGTCCTGGCCTCACTGGAAACGACTTTGGGACTATCAAGCCCCATGTGCTCTCTTCGGTGTCCAACCCCAGTGTCATGATGGGCATGAGCGATCCCATGATCTATAGTGGCTACGACGATGAGTCGATGCGACTATAAAtcaagaaaaaataaataaacaaacaaaagcTACAAAACAAATTTACTAGCGACTTTCATTTTTTCGGTTTGGGAGGCAAAGCATTCATTCAGTTGTACCAATGTGTAATAACATGCATGGGTGTAATTGGGAGGACGGGCCGTTAACGTCTTTATGTTACGACTTATTCATTTCATGGCAAGCCCACACTCATTATATATGCCGAGTGTGGCCTTTGGATATCCGACATCAATTCGATTCTTAACGAtcacttttactttttttcttcatgtgAACATTTCTTCTACTTTCTTCCCCGCATAATCTTATGTGGTTTCATGGAGTTTTGGCCAACACAGGAATTTGGGTTATAGAACAtcatttctttatatttattttttttttctcttccactGTTTTCTGGGGAAGAAAGAGGGGGAGTGTGAATAGGGCGGCAGGCAGGGTCGGATCTATTTGACTATATGGGAGCATTTATGGGATGACCACTTAAGCAAACAGAGCTTGTCACAAACTATAGAACGATGGCACTGCGGTGTCACACTTGAAGTAAttcaaaccaaaaaaaaatataatggaaaaaaaaaatattgatCTACTATGCACCTTAATCTGTCattccctttcttttgtctTACATTTTGGTCCAAGCTTCTTAAGACGCCTCAAATAGGCATGTTCGATTACAATATCATATCATTTTCCCATTTAGCTTGGGGGCCCGTTGCTATTCTTGACACTTGGTCTACATGCAGCGCGCGCAGGCGTAGGGCTTACATCTTcgatgcagcagcctcgaCTAGCCCAGCGTCTCTGGGCGCTGAATATGGGGCCTTTCTTGTTCACGACAGGCCGGCTACATCAAACCGTCGAGACTTGGGGACAAGCTAGACCTGTTGAATGCGAATCCGTCCGCGAATCCTTTGCGAATTCTACCCAATTCGCCCTGGACACGTCATGggcggtagcagcagcacccctCAGAAAGGGACGCCTCATCAAAGGGGACCTGTCAGCGAGATTTGGGTGAAAAAGCCAAGCCCCCCAGCCACACGTGCGTTCGTCAAGCTTATTTGTCTACTGTATAATAGCCCAGTGATATTTGGTCTTGGGCGATCGTATAGCTGCTAGTCGTGGTAGGGATTGACGGGGGGTTGTTTTGGAAACACGCAACTCTGGCGGGGACCAAAATGGGCATTGGTACCGCGTGCGTGCATTAGGCTGGGGATAATGCCTACTTCAGGTTGCCCTGAATGGATCATTTGTTCAATTtcttgatttgatttgatctGATTTGATTTTTTGCAAATGACCTTGTGCTTGTTAATACAGATTTCGCTCTAGAATCTCTTCTGCGTCCCAGCGCGCAGCGTATCAACATCCACTTCCGGGCAATGGTATCGGAGTTTGCCAACAAACGCAGCATGGTTTGTCATCCACTATTCACGGATTGCCGAGAtgccaaaagagagagacacacacacacaaaaaggGCAGGGAATTTGATTTACACATTCCCTCTATGGTAATATCCCACAcccctctcctctttccTCCTCGCTCATCTCATCTGGCGCCCTGTTTCCCCGCTACTGCTATGTATATACTTAGGTGTACATTTTCTTCGTTTGTCGCTTGTATCGACATCGGCACACGCCCTGGGAGCCCGGCACATGGGAAGATGAGGCACACTTTTTTGGTAAAATTACGTGTAAGAGAGAAACAGCAGACGATGGAGCCTGTGTAAGGTAGTGAGTAGTAGTGCTATGGAGTttgtcctcttttttttttcttctatgcCCTTCGGTTTGACATGCCTAACACCTATTATCCCCGTTCATTATACCCAGACTAGAGTCCGGAGGTATCCACGGAGCCACGATGTGACCCATCggagataaaaaagaaaattaccagaaaaaaaatatatatattcaagaAAAACACTAGCTAGAcgacaaggaaaagaacCAATGGAAGACGAGATGGAAATAAGGGCACAGACAAGAGATCAGAAAAACTGGCCCCCGGTTTGTCAAAAGTTTCCGCCGCTGACAAAACATCGCGGAGTAAGGTAATAATATTGCAAGTTCCAAGGTCGGAAATATTTATCAGCAACAAGTAACAGTAGGTAGTACTAATAGATCCAtcactagcagcagtagcaacagcttttttttttttttttttttttttttttccagcggGGTCTGTGATTTTCAGCAGTTAACAGTACAAGGCATCGGCGACTAAATGGCCGCTTGAGCTGGTACCTTTTACTTCGGCAGTTCTTGCGAGCCTTTCATCGAAACAGGCAATTGCTAGATGCaggatgatgagagatgCCCCCAGGCAAAATCTTGCCTGGCTCGGCACTTCTACATACTTCCACTGAGTCACCGGGCGACGGCGATTTTGCGGCGACTACTATTGCTAAGGAACTGGATGCTAGTTTGTACCTATGGACATTCTTTGAGCAGTACAGGTCAAAGAGGAATCACCATGTCAAACGCAAGAAATTAGCTTAAAAATCAAGCATGGTGATCCGCGTGGATACGTGTATGACCAATTGGCCGGGTTACTCATGTAAAATGCACGCCAGCATGCAAGTTCAGGTGCAAATATCCGACCTGTCGTTCTGCAGTCTCAAGACCCCCGCAAGCCCGCAATATTAAATCTAGCTGCGGTCTTTTGCGCACGAAACAGGCCATATGTACAAGTCCACGGACTTGACGATTTGTTAGAGACAAAATAATTATCgggacagaaaaaaaaacatgcaaCGGAGTCAAGAGATCCCCGGCGATCATATGTCCGCAACTAATGGGCTTAGAAGCGGGAAGTTTTCCGTGGACTTTTCTCTACTCCCCCCACCCCTTTCCCCTGCGTTTATGAttattgctgcagctgctacTATTAATCTCCAATATAGTAGTGTCTATTGTGCGTATATAGCATGATATTTGCATGCACAAGACCAAGAGAATTGTATACAAAGCGGCAACGTATCATATCGGGCCCCCCTTTATAATCCGGCACGTCCTCAACTCCGACCGAGGTCCAATCACCAAATCGAGACAAGAAGCGACCACACACGTGCACTGCGACTTTTTGACAGCAAGCATCCGTCATGTATACATGTCTCTACCACTTGGATTGCATGTATATCGCTGTAGATTTGTTCTGTTCTGCAGCCAGTCGGGGTTGGGCTTTCTTGAGCTACTGCCCAAAGCGGCAACAGGCAGTCCGGCCGTCAGGTTTCCGGGCCCGGACCTTCGCAAGACTCCGAACGCCGCCGGGTCAGGCAAGAAACGGGGCCTGGACctcactcttttttttttcgaatGGCTTTCTAAAAAGGGGTGTGTGCGAAGTGATCTTGTACCAGTAGTGGGCTTGCTTTTGCGAGGGGGCTGTATATACTTTCTGGGGTGTGCACGTTTTTGAAAGGTAAGTTTCTGTACATGTAAGTACTGAGCTGAAATATGTTAAATGCGTATTACAAGAACTGCTGTGCTAGTATGTAGTAATGGATATTAGAGCAGCTTTTTacaaaagaattaaaaatctCATTCCTTCGCTTGCCTGGTGGGTAGAAGATGTAGCGATTATACTCGATACAGAAAGCTTGTGAAAAAGACGGCAACCCATAAAGGCACACACCCATAGCAACTACGGGCAGACCAGTAAAATACAAAATTCGATAAAATAAGTTTGCGATTTAACCCACTTTAGGCCCCGCGAGTGGGTAGCCGGGCTTGCTCTAACTAATAAAGCCCGCTGGTACCTCCGTTCCTCGCGGCCGAATAAGACAGCGCTGCCCACTCTTTGTGGCTTGCGCAAGATACGATTCCTTGGGAATGGAGGGGTCCAGTTCAGGGCTGTAGTGCACGATAGCCTATTCCTCCTCAGCGTGTAATACACGTAAAGGGCTTGTTCTGTCTTGTCTCTTCTAATCATGGCCatgtatacggagtacacacAGACCCAGCTCCATGGATCAGGATCGTGATTGGGATCAGGGAGCCACGAAAGCCCGCGCGGAGGACGGCGTGCTCCCGCCGACGCCTTGCGTTTCCCCTCCACCATCGGCCAGCTATTCGTTCCCGATTCCATGCCTATCAGGGTGTTTGTTCAGCTGCCTCCCATGATTCGTTTTGTCATCTTTTTAAATCAAACAAGAGTGCGTCTGTGCGTGTCTCCGTCTTGGCCATGGATCCCTCCTTGCAAATAGGagtataaaatagaataaaaaaaaaagaaaatatttggTAGCTTAATACTTTGTGTTTATTCAGCGGACTTTGCCCGCTAGCTCGGCGTGTTGCAACATACCGTCTCTTTGTATGTAGTAGGCATCCTTGATTCTATGCGGAGTATGGACGGAGTACAGCACAGCATCCCTTTCGCTGCACATCTAAGCCAGACAGAAACACAGGCATTGCATGGAGTCATATGCATGTGCCCAGCTCACACCATCATGATACAGCGACATATACCTAGCATCCCAAAAGCCTGCTACATGCTCTCCCACTCAATCGCCGTACATTGGCCATTGGCGCGCGCTGGCTTAATACGCTCTCAGCCCATGAGCCACTGTTTTGTCAGCCCTGCCCGCGGCTTAACAAATCAAATATCCAAATATGCACTTAGTTAAAAAGCCTTGACAGTGCCTGTTCGGATAGATCCCTTTCTCATTGGTTAGGGAGGTGCCAGCTACCTAGTTACTATGGGTATGGTGAGTACGTGTGTTAGTCGAGCAAACGAGAACGAGCTAACAATACTCCGAGAACCCTGAAAAATTcaacgctgctgctgactAGAAACAGCCCAGCATTGGCGACTTGGCATGTCGCTCTCGTACTTTGTCATGGGTTGCAAATCAAACTGCAAATAAACGGCGGCTCGTGTGTCACCCAGTGCGCGTCCCTTCATCGCCGTTTCAAGTAAACTCATTCAATGTGGCGTCTCCAGTCGGCGTCCTCTTCCACTCGTCGCGATTGAATGACAAGCTTCAAAGCTTACCGGACGGGACCCCTGCTTTTCAGCCATGGTTGGCACGTGGATACGCCCTTTGACTCAGCGGAGTTTAGAGAAGCTTGGGAACGCAGTGCTAACTCCGACAACACCACGAAGCCATGTGCTCTGTCCGGCTTTGGGCATTTGGCAGCGAAGGATTAGGTAGGTTGTGTTAAATGACTGTTTAGACCCCAGAATGGCACGAAATGCCCAGAGACAGAGGCCTGACTTGCGCAGTAGCTGCCTGATTAAAGCGCTTTCTGCTGGCATCACGATCCCTATCAGCACAGCACCCTGCTCGCAGTAAGACACCATACATGGCATGTacttgcagcagcatgtGGATACGCGTATCACCAAGCGGAATTGATGTCGTGAGCGCCCGTGACAGATACCAATCAAAACGTGGGGAGCGGGTCAATGGCCGATGATGCATGTCCAGTAATCTGCTCTCATATACGGCATATACGACGAGCAGCTCGCATCTACCTAGCAGAAactctctttgctttttgtgCAAATGCCGCCTTCGCTTATTTTGCAAATTGCAATCAAAACAACACAAATTTGATAACAGGAGCAACAATAACAAATCCAAAAGTCAAAATGACTAACCACCAGGGGCTGTACAAGAGTCTCTCCGCGCTGACATAGAAGAGGCTTGAGCTTTAGCTCTTACACGCCCCCTCCTTCGCATCGTCTAGCTCGCCAGCAAAATGTTTTTTAacatttataatttataatttagcaTTTTCCACGGCAGCAACCAGCCGGCCGGGCACAAATCTAAAACATCGGTGGCGTCTTACCAAAGAGCAAGAGGcgacagcaaaaaaaaacacaatattgaaataaaaaaaccgGCCTTTGCCAGGTGCGGCAGTTGTGAAAAAAAGTTTCCCTTCCTAGCTTCATCTTGGCAATGAAAtctgcttggctgcttcgTTTTCTACTGTGCATATTTCTTCTCAAGAGCTCCAAGGAAGCTCTAAACCTTAGAGCACTTTCTTTATCTGGATCAGGATTCAAGATTGGCGGAATGGCGCGCGATGCCTGCCGTGATAGGTTGACATCGGAATCCTTTTGCCGAGTTCTGCAGCTCTTCTGAACAGCTGTGCTGCGCAAGAGCGTGGCTTTCCGACGGACGAAACAATCCTTCGCTTGAATCCGTCGGAGCTCAATGTTTCTTCCTTCGATGCAGTGAACTTCCTTCTGCCTCATCCTTACTGGCCTGTTCGCATAGATGCCCttcctcattttcttttgtacGTGCTACGGGCCATCTTACCCCTCTTACAAGCCCTCCCTCCTGCATTGATTTGCTAGCACTGAATCTTCATGACTACAGTAAACTGAGGCTGTTGTGACAACTTACTGATCTGGCGGTGTCGAGAGCTGTTTCCTTGTTCAGCCTTGCCAGCGATTGTTTAGATGAAGTATTTCGGCTAACGATGGTAGGTGCATAGAGTTAAGAGTTTATTCCGAATGGCTTGAGGGTGTGGGGGGAGAAAATGCCGATGCCGAGAGCTCCTTACTAGGCTTAAAACGTGATCAAAGAACCAAGTGCCGTGTGAATGGTCTTTGTTTCGTTATAAATGGTTAGATCTGTGTAGCTACAGACTTAGGTCGTGCTTTGGGCCCTTGGTGACTGTGTGAACTTGCTGCATATGGCGAGGTCATGTTTTGACTGATGTTTACCTAGCACAGATGCATTGGTTATTTATCATCATCCTTGATGACTGAtgaactaactatttaaacgTACATAGTCTCAGAGCGTATTTGAGCTGACATTTTCCGTCAAACGGGTTCTAAAAACATGATGATGTCGTCTAGTTATACTAATATGTGAGATCGCCGAGGAGCGTGATCATCCTCCATAACCATCTTGCTGCAAACAGCCATGATTGCCACAAGATCTTCACCtgtcaaagaaaaaaaatagtccAGAAGGGTCCAAAGTACTAAACTACTAAACAAGCTCTCACACGATCTTGACCTTTTGACATGCAGACCTGCTCCTCCAACCTACACATGAGTCAGGAAGAGCGGGCTGAAGATCATCCAGAGGATGTGCTCGTCCAGCACTAACCAAACCTTGATAAAAATCCCAGATTAAATACATCTCCTCTTGTTGCTTTTCGCCCAATCACCGCAAAGTCTTTCGGGGAAAATCTCCATTCCACCCACCTCCAATCAGCTGGCGGTGGCTTAAGCCTCACACAGCTTTACTCAGCGCCAACAAGTTGAAAAGAGCAATGACGAGCATTCGAGCTTGCAAGATAGCTCTAAAACAAGTTGAAAGCTCCTCCCCACCCTCGCTCAGCCCTATTATGCCCCATCCTTacacccttttcttttccgaaTCCTTCACTCGGGTAGTTTGAAGTTTGTGCCCGGTAACTTGGGTCTACGATACCGCTAGATAGAAACTcgtttgccattgccatttgCTTGTTTAAATCACTGCTAGATtcaagtttattttaattcaatttttattttattcattttaACTAGTagtttgatcttttttttttttcttcttttatctcCGTTAGACTCACACCCCTTCCTTCGAATCGATTTAccccccccctctcctctttctcaaaCACCCAAGCACCTTCTCGAACTTCACTATTGGCTCTCTCACAACAAAGGCGTCTTATCGACTTTAGTCGGGGCGTCAAAGAACCTTTCGGGgggctttctttcttttaatgAAGAACTTGTTCGCCCTGACATCACAATTTCTTGGGTCAGGGGCTAACACCATTCCTCTGGGATATTGATGTTTGCTGGTCGGCGATCTCCGATGACGAGCTTAAACGAGGTACAACGCCAAATACCGGTATTAGAGTTATGCTGACAGGAAAATACTTTCATATTCATGTAATCCGTCCCGTCTACAAAGTAAGCATATAACCAAGAGTCCATATTTCGTGCCGCATAACCGGTCGATCTCGGACGACAGCCATGACACGCAAATCGAGGGgtcctcctccccctctccCAAGCAATTTCCATCTAAAGGCCGATTGGTTCCcatcttaaaaaaaaaaaaaaaaaaaaaagcccggTCCTTTTCGTACGAGTGCAAAACGTGCTTCTCGAGAGGCACGTGTGCCAAACTCGACGCCAGCTCGCTCTGATTGCTGGAGGCGACCCAAAGGCGGCTTCGTCTAACGGCCCAGCCGCACCACCAAAGGGGGCGATTTCGATCCTCGATTGGCCTCTCGTTGGCGAGGCTGGGCGCTATTAGGAATCTGACTTTGCGGGGTAGGCCGATAACCAAAAGGTCGGGACAAGCCTCCTTTTCAGCTGGGCTGGctttcccctcctctcctttttttttttttgcggcTTTCTATAGCGTTTGCTTAGGCAGCTTCCTTTGCCAAGTATGGGCTGAGAAGAACGTTTGCCTAGGGGGGGAGAATGACGGCATGTTGTTACTGCGTTTAGGTTTGCTAAGCGTGTATAGCATGTGTGTGAATAGTTTCGCAGGATGAAGCTGAAATTGGGCAAAAGGGGGCTATGCCAATCGTTGCTAGGACACGAGTCAGTTCATAGTGCAGTGTAAAAGAACATAATTTATGCATAGAATGATGGAATGGCTATCAGTTCGTTTTAGAAAGAGTCAACTGTACGTAAAGGGTTCAGAGAAGGTCAAAaacgagagagaaagggggaACTATGCAGTGTGACTATGAGGGCTTGTGATGTTGGACAATTAGCCGTAGTGAAGTATTATTTGGTTATGAAGGccattaaaataataaactacaGTCATTGTATCCATTCGATATAACTATGCATTAGATTTCTCTTcagccagcatcatcaatgCTAGACTGATGGCATCTTTTTGACCTTCTGGACAAAGTTACGAGTACTTCAAGGGAATTCTCTTGGCGAAATAGTCCTACAAGGTACATTCTTCTAAGGATATACCGAACAAtatctaattttttttttctgctcgACTTTCTAGTTTAGTAGATTATGCAGAATCGTGTGCATATCTATTATAACATTGTAAAATTTCTCAATAAATGTACCCATTTATCGAATATGAAATCAGAGTGCGAACCATTTGCAGGATATTTTGATCAAAATAGCTGAATAGGATAACCATTACTCGCAAAACACATAAAGAGAATGATCACTTGTTCCTAGTTCATTTGAAACTATACCGCTGCTTTCCACGCAGCATCAAAAGCAAAGCACTAACTCGCTTCAATAGTTCATCACTGCCGTCCGTATCGGTTTCTGTAAGATTACCAATTATTTTCATACTGACATCCAAAGGTACCAACAGATGCCATTTGGGAAGCTTCAACCATGATAAAAATAGTTCATGGTCTACTTTCACGCTATAAATAGGATATCCCCTGAAACCCTTTGTCACAAGGTCTTGGTAAGTTTTGCTGACTGTGGTTTGACGACATGTGTTTTCAGAGACTTTTAGCGTTCTTCATTCATTCACACAATTGTCTTTATCTGAATGCCTGTTTCAATACATCATGGACTCATATTTCAGCTTTGGCGCGTTGAATGTGGAGGATATACCCGCAACACTCGGTCTCAACGGATGCTATCTCGCTGCTTGGTTAGATATTTATTGCTCATATAGATGATTGAAGATGTTAGTCGCTGGGTTCTTAGCTTATGATGATTGAAGAGTGAAATCGGAAAACCAAGAATACATCTCTGGTTCCAAAAGTCGACAATGACTCTGGAACAAAGGCACAGACTAGCTGAAACTAAAGCGGAAATCAATGCTTCATTAACCTGACCTGGCTAATGTAATGTATTAGAGTCTTGTTTCTAAATTCAAGCTCTTCTTGTGGTATATACAGAAAATGTTTCTCAAATCACATTCCATTCAAGGTCCTCAAAAAGCCCATCCAACGCCTCCTTAACCCAAGCATTGCAGTGTCTGAGCATCCCCGTAAACGCCAAATAAACCCGTTTAACCTCTATAAATCATACTCGTATAATTCCATTAACCCATGCCCCTTTGTATCATGGCTTAATGTCAAGGACTTGCTTCAACAtgctctcgctcgctcgccacCACCGAGCCCTCTGCTCAAGATCATCCGCAACTCCACCAAGAGcggcctcttttcttctctgagCCTCACGCGCAGCCGTAGTGCTATTCTGCCGCTTTACCTCCAACGGCTGTAACTCAGTCTGCAGTCTCTCtacttcttttctcttcctggGGACCTTGGATTGCAGCGCCTCAAGCTCGCGCGCAAGCTcctgctgctctgctttcCGCTTCGAAACAAAGCTCAGTGTCTTTGCAAGAGGCAGCTGGAGTTTCGGGTCCGCATCCGACGCCTCATTCTGATCCTTGAGCTCTCTGATGCGATTCTCCAGCTCGACGGTCTTGGCAGGCAGCTCTTCCAACCGCACAGTCTCCAGCTGAATCTTTTCGTATCTCTTGCTTAGGTCTCGCCCTCTGGCTTCCAAATCGGAAACCATGTCTGCCACTTCCAGCTTGAGATTCTTGAGCTGCGCCTTAGCCTCTGCATTTTCTCGCTCAAGATCCAGGTTCTCCTGAAGCGTTACGATGAGTGGCGGGTCGCCTACGATTGCGCGGATAAACTTCTCC
It encodes:
- a CDS encoding uncharacterized protein (EggNog:ENOG41), producing the protein MVAHSLPSPPAEEKPTTLSRKGTGSSTKSVKPAHRTSKRAGSGAAAVHHHEQVTHSGMDGRHKRVWKACERCRMKKTKCDGEFPCKRCKDDGLVCTAGVRKKMEYKQLPRGYAEVLENTQFALIATVHKLYSMLRNNQTWDLGEPELNDRGQPVIHNIAQKLGCIRPNSDIDLPVHSVFPEDEAGMAELARQLEEQQHHDSEAQQKDTKETDSPMYNRTDRASSSELDHSDIELDYRRAAFGSHNPMTMSPQSYAGSADFEFSRSAPPDLDTTALFATQSPSLSTFPDWTIKATVPPEMTMQYFQQTGMFQGMSMMGPGLTGNDFGTIKPHVLSSVSNPSVMMGMSDPMIYSGYDDESMRL
- a CDS encoding uncharacterized protein (TransMembrane:1 (i133-150o)), whose product is MRKGIYANRPVRMRQKEVHCIEGRNIELRRIQAKDCFVRRKATLLRSTAVQKSCRTRQKDSDVNLSRQASRAIPPILNPDPDKESALRFRASLELLRRNMHSRKRSSQADFIAKMKLGRETFFHNCRTWQRPVFLFQYCVFFCCRLLLFGKTPPMF
- a CDS encoding uncharacterized protein (EggNog:ENOG41); this translates as MSTRCIDSPSQVGDTGPQKREKDARCIKLRCDIVSDYHKMSAKTPEKVLETLRRLQEKNELSIIKLSEPISNSTPNDARQRISDASNTSIDGPSPTSLDADLIHYKELFSKLRFSYVEQVTKEKFIRAIVGDPPLIVTLQENLDLERENAEAKAQLKNLKLEVADMVSDLEARGRDLSKRYEKIQLETVRLEELPAKTVELENRIRELKDQNEASDADPKLQLPLAKTLSFVSKRKAEQQELARELEALQSKVPRKRKEVERLQTELQPLEVKRQNSTTAAREAQRRKEAALGGVADDLEQRARWWRASESMLKQVLDIKP